Proteins from a single region of Desulfobacteraceae bacterium:
- a CDS encoding cytochrome b/b6 domain-containing protein, translating to MQKPVRNDAKSGEAAQPVKVWDLPTRLFHWLLAALVAASFVTGRIGGTAMSYHEQSGLAILVLLLFRLVWGLCGSRSARFAAFLEGPRAVLGYARTLLGPDTPRHLGHNPLGGWSVIAMLAVLLFQAGTGLFANDDILTEGPLYSWVGKATSDALTRSHLFNRQIIVVLVGLHLGAVLFHWAVKGENLIKPMITGVKNWEGAAASPADGPTWLAAVIALLAAGAVYLLVG from the coding sequence ATGCAGAAACCCGTCCGGAATGACGCCAAATCAGGCGAAGCCGCCCAGCCGGTAAAGGTCTGGGACCTTCCCACGCGGCTCTTTCACTGGCTGCTGGCGGCCCTGGTGGCCGCCTCGTTTGTGACCGGCAGGATCGGCGGCACCGCCATGAGCTACCACGAGCAAAGCGGCCTGGCGATCCTGGTGCTGCTGCTCTTCCGGCTGGTCTGGGGACTGTGCGGCAGCCGCTCAGCGCGGTTTGCCGCCTTCCTCGAAGGTCCGCGGGCGGTTCTGGGCTACGCCCGGACGCTGCTGGGCCCCGATACCCCCCGCCACCTGGGGCACAACCCCCTGGGCGGCTGGTCGGTCATCGCCATGCTGGCAGTTCTGCTCTTTCAGGCGGGAACGGGTCTTTTCGCCAACGACGACATCCTGACCGAAGGCCCGCTCTATTCCTGGGTGGGAAAAGCCACCAGCGACGCCCTGACCCGCAGCCACCTCTTCAACCGCCAGATCATCGTCGTGCTGGTCGGGCTGCACCTGGGGGCGGTTCTTTTTCACTGGGCGGTCAAGGGCGAGAACCTGATCAAACCGATGATCACCGGGGTTAAAAACTGGGAAGGCGCGGCCGCGTCGCCGGCGGACGGTCCCACCTGGCTGGCCGCCGTAATAGCGCTTCTGGCGGCCGGGGCCGTTTACCTGCTGGTGGGCTGA